Genomic window (Melioribacteraceae bacterium):
AATATCGGATATAGTATTTGAATCTTTGTTAGGCCAAAACACGGTAATGAACCCATTATTATGAATATATTTTTTGAATACCGGGAGATCAACTATTAATTCATTTTTCGATTTTACGAATAATTGAATGTTATCGACCTTTCGATCTAATTTTTCCAGAATAGTAATTCGAGATGATAATTCAACATTAAATTTTGATCGATACTCGTGAGGTTCATTTATAAGTTTGATTAGCATACCATCATGAATGCCCAATAATTGCGCTATTTGAATTTTACTTTTCATTTCTCTTTTTATTTGTGCTGATTGGACGGATAAAGAGGATACAAAGTTGCTTTTAATTTATGGCATTTTAATCGTCAAAGCTTTGAAGGGAAGATTGACAGTAAAATTATATGAAGGATATTCAGAAATTATCCTTTTAATTTTCTCGATCCCTTTTTTGTACTCGTCGGCACTAAGTATGCTGAGCTGGCTTGCTTGCGATTTTTCTAAAAATGGATCGTTAAAAACATCACTTCCAACATATGTTTTAGCAACAAGGTCCACATTATCCATTTCTAAAGTTGATCCCGGAATTTGACTACAAATTTTTACCAGTTCAGAAAAAGAGGGAGTCCTGTTCAAATCAAATTTCCTAACTCCATCAAAGAAATCATACATATACCATTTACAAGATTCATCATGGGGATCAAAACCAATAATCAGTAGAATTCCATTCTTATTCAATGATGCAGTCGCTTCCATAATAAATTTTTTTTTATCTGAGAAATGATGAATAGCGTTAATACAATAAATGAATTCGAGCGAATTATTTTTAATTGGGAAATTTGTAGCATCTGCTTGAAGTAAATTTTTAATGTCGTAGCGTTTTTTACCATCTAGAAGCATATTAAGTGAATAATCGGCACCTACAACATTTACTAAATTAGAAATTAAGTTTAGCCAGTATCCGGTTCCGCATCCAATTTCTAATGCGCAGCAAATGTTGTTTTCTCTTATTAATTCAACTAATTTATTCTCGGCGAGAAATAATCTACTGGTATCGTAACGTTTGTGGTACGATCCAGCAATGCTGTCATAACATTCACGGATATTTTTAGACTCGATCATAAGATTCGCAAAACTAACTAAGTATAATAACGTCCTAATTTATGAAAATTCAAATTGGAGATGAAAATGAAAAAGTTATTTATGTTTATTTTCTTCTTATCTGTATCTTTTTTGTATGCTCAAGAGGAAACAATATTTGGAAGCGGAGAAGTAACTCATGGCGGTTTTGGTGGACCAGTAGTAAAATTTACAGAGATTAATGGTCAAACTGGTGTATTGGTTGGTGGAAGAGGAGGGTGGATAATCAATAATACTTTAGTTATTGGCGGCGGTGGTTACGGTTTAGCAAATGATGTTGAGGGTTCGAAGGTTTTTTTAGGGAGCGTTCAAAAATTAAATTTTGGCTATGGCGGTTTTGAAATGGAATATATTATTAACTCAGATAAGATGATTCACGCTACAGTAGGATTTTTAATTGGCGGCGGGGGCGTTAATCATAGAAACTTTTGGGGTGATCTTGATTTTGATATGAAGACGGCCGACACATTTTTCATTACGGAACCTTTTGTTAGCGTTGAAGCAAATATACTTTCATACTTTCGAATCTGCGCGGGAGGAAGTTATCGATATATTTCTGGAATAGATGAAACTCCTAATCTTGGTAATAATGATTTTTCCGGTGTTTCGGCGTTTTTAACTTTTAAATTTGGAAAGTTTTGATAATAAAAAGTCCGCCAAATGGCGGACTGCAAGTAGTGATTATAGAATCCTATTTTTTGTTTGATTTGCCTAACGGCACTGAAAAGATAAAAAATATTTTTAAACTTTTCACTTTTTCTCTTCCCAATCGGTAAGTTTTCCATCTTTAAAAAAGAAGGTAACTTCTCCATAGTATAGCTGTTGAAACACTCCCCATTTCTCAACATTTTTTTCTCTTTTATCTGGAGTGCCCCATCCGGCAATCAGCATTTTGTCGGTCATCCCTTTCCAAACTTGTTTGTTGTAAATCCTCAATCCGTTTACTTCGCCAAATTTTTTTTTATACAACAAGATGGTTCCACTAATCTCATTTTCAATTTTCTTATCAAACAACCCTAATTCCAATTTTAAACTGTCAATTGATTTTGAGAGAAGACTTTTGTGCAGCAGCAAATTCTTTTTAATTGCGCTCATCGAATCTTTTTGAGAAGTAATCTCATGTTCAGAGAGG
Coding sequences:
- a CDS encoding class I SAM-dependent methyltransferase, which translates into the protein MIESKNIRECYDSIAGSYHKRYDTSRLFLAENKLVELIRENNICCALEIGCGTGYWLNLISNLVNVVGADYSLNMLLDGKKRYDIKNLLQADATNFPIKNNSLEFIYCINAIHHFSDKKKFIMEATASLNKNGILLIIGFDPHDESCKWYMYDFFDGVRKFDLNRTPSFSELVKICSQIPGSTLEMDNVDLVAKTYVGSDVFNDPFLEKSQASQLSILSADEYKKGIEKIKRIISEYPSYNFTVNLPFKALTIKMP